The genomic interval ATTGTGCTTGTCATCTAAGTTAACGCACTACATCTCTAGGGCAACCACAAAGAATATCCCTACTTGCCCATGTAAAGACAGTCGTGATCGCACTAGGATTCAGCATAGAGATAGGGTTACAAATGTAAAACCACACGCTGATTTAGCAGTGTGGCGTGCTTTAGTATAGCGCTTTTGAATTAGGAGATTGAAACGACATCGCGTAGGATCATGGAAGGCTACAAAACCAACACACAACATTCCGGACAGTAAATAATTATTTTTCTCGAATCCAAAGTGCCAACCCACCTCCACGCCCACGAGCTGCAATCCAGTCTTCTGCCACTGCAAAAAACGCAAAAAAGGGCAGTTTGGCGATAGGTTGGTTGTAGAAATTCTCAGTCTGGGCTTTGCCGCGAATTTGTCCGTTGTAAACAACACGGTTAAATAAACTGACTTGGATGTGAGTAAAGTCAAACGCTAGTAAATTTTTCTTACCTAAATATTGAGCTGGGCCTGTTAGTTTTAACAACACTTGCCCTAATTTAATCTGATTCTTTATTTCCCCTTTAGCTGGAATTTCTTCTGTTATTGGTGTTACAGCACTAAAAGCAATATATGCTGGAGCAAATTTGGGCCAATAAAAACCCTTACCCAAAATAATTCCCCCTCGCTTTTTTACTTTACGAGTTCCAGTAGCAAAGCACAGCCGCCATTGACCAAGTAAGGATTCAAAAGAATATGTCAGTCGTTGTTGCTTGGTAGTTTTTTCTGCTTGTAGTAATGCATCTACCAGTACACTAGGAGAAGGACGTTCGTTGTGTTCTCCTCTGTACGCATTTGCAGCCTGTGCTAATACTGCTAAATAACTAGAAGCATCCAGTGAGCTTAAATCAGCCGTCATAAAGGCACTTAAATTTATATTTACGATAAATTCTAACCTTCATTTTTGGATGATTAACGCTGATTAATCTATACAAAAAAGAGTGATACTCGAAGGCTTCGCCAACAAAGCAACTGGAGCGATCACGTTTTCCATGAAAAGCTGAAAAGATTCTTTCCTGCTCAAAACCAAGCCAGCCAATTGGTTGGAACGGTTTGCACAAAAGCTGCATTTTGAATAGAAGTTCCATCCATGATCCAAATCGCATTTTCACCAGTCTTTAAGTTCCGCCAGAATATATCTGTCTTTCCATCACCATTGAAATTGCCTATACCAATCGACCAATGAGTTGGAACAGTTTGCACAAAAGCTGTATTTTTAATAGTGGTTCCATCCATGATCCAAATCGCATTTTCACCAGTATTTGAGTTGCGCCAGAATATATCTGTCTTACCATTACCACTTAAATCGTTAACATAAGGCAACCAAGAACTGGGAACAGTTTGTACAAAAGCTGCATTTTTAATGGTAGTTCCATCCATGATCCAAATAGCATTTTCACCAGTCTTTAAGTTGCGCCAGAATATATCTGTCTTACCATCACTATTAAAATCACCAATATAAGGAAACCAAGAATAGGGAACAGTTTGGATTGAAGCGGCACTATTAATCACTGTTCCATTCATTAACCAAATTGCGTTTTCTCCAGTATTTCTATTGCGCCAGGAAATGTCAACCTTACCATCACCGTTGAAATCAAAAACACCAGCTATCCAAGAAGTAGAAACAGCTTGAATTGAAGTTGCATTATTAATGGCTGTTCCATTCATTAACCAAATAGCATTTTCACTAGTATTGAAATTCCGCCAAAAGATATCTGTCTTTCCATCACCATCTAAATCACCAATGTAAGGGAACCAAGAGTTAGGAACAAGCTGGGCATTAGTTTTACTAACAATATCAGCACCATTCATTATCCAAAGAATATTTTCACCAGTATTGAAATTTCGCCAAAAGATATCTGTCTTTCCATCACCATTGAAATCAGCAGCACTAGGAAACCAAGAATCAGGATCTGAAAACCTTGCGAAAAATACTAAACTAGCTAAAGAAGTTTCATTCATTAGCCAAATCGCATATTCTCCTGACTCTCTATTTTGCCAACCTACATCACTATTACCATTACCATCAAAATCATGAAAAATCCAAGCTTTTTCAAGCAATGGGTTAAGATTTTTTGCTAGTAACTGAGATTGAAATAAGAGTAACAAGCCTAATTTGAGTATTCCTAATAATCCTAGCTTTTGCATAGTGACGGGATTAATTAATTAGGGAAAAGCTACTAATAGCTAATAGTTAAACAATTAGCTATTAAATATTTTTGCTCATGTAGTATTTAGGCTTGCTGTATATTAATATTTGAATTTTATGATTCTAGTTTTTAAACTAGCCAAATATCCGACTTTACATATATCTGCACTGAAAAATATGAACTCGTATGTAGCCACTAAATGAGCTAATTATTTTAATCATTTGAGGGATTCATACAACAAAGAAATAAGAGTTTAATAAGAAAAAATAAGAACTTATACCAATTCTTTATGAGGCTGCATAGAATTCGATCCCCCTAACCCCCCTTGAAAAAAGGGGGGAACCAGAAAAAATCTATCAAAGTCCACGGCAGGTGACGCCAGTCGCACTCGACGCGCTTAACCCGTTAGGGCGCTTACGCTCCTTTATGCCGGGAAACCATGCGCACCAGTCAGCTAGCTGCGCTCGTATTACCCGCCAAGAGTGCTGGTTCACCACCGCACTGCCTCCCCTTTTGAAGGGGGATTTAGGGGGAACGAGATATGTGCAACTTCACATTAAATTGGTATTAGAAAGATTAGCTACTTATAAGTATTATTAAATAACCCTTTCCCTTTGTGATTTCCACTAACCTAAGCCCGCAGTGCTGTATCTGTTGCTAAACGTCCATCTTCCATATGCAGAATGCGATCGGCAATGTCTAGAATCCGGTTATCATGAGTAACTAACAAAATTGTGCTTGCTTGCTCTTGTGCCAACTGCTGCATAATTTCTACTACATCACGACCAGATTTACTATCTAGTGCTGCTGTTGGTTCGTCTGCTAGTAGTAGTTGGGGTTCACTTACCAAAGCACGAGCGATCGCTACACGCTGTTTTTGACCGCCAGAAAGACTATCGGGATAGTAATCTAAACGCTCTCCCATGCCTGTCGCCTGTAAAATTGCAATAGATTTAGCAATGCGCTCTTGCATAGACATTTCATGATGCAAACGCAGAGACATCCGCACATTTTGTTGTGCTGTCAGGCATTCTAGCAAGTTGTGTGCTTGGAAAATAAAACCAATTTGCTTGCGAACTTGTACTAATTGCCTTTTACTCGCACCGTATAATTCGTGACCTAATACTTTGACACTTCCTTCCTGTACAGAACGCAATGCAGCCACCAAAGTGAGTAATGTTGTTTTACCACTTCCTGAAGGGCCAGTGAGGATAACAATTTCGCCGGGAAAAATATCTAAATTTACATCAACTAATACAGGTTTTCGCAAAGCTCCCTTGCCAAACGAGTGGTTAAGATGGCGAACACTGACAACAGGTTTTGTAGATAGTTGTTGAGACATATTAATTCAACACTTGGCTTTCACTTGGTAGGGTATGTTGTCGCGTTGCGCAACGCACCATCGTAAATTCTCGGTGCGTTAGGATTAATGTCCATAACGCACACTACTGGTTTCATCCTTTATCCTTCTAAAACACATCTGCTGGATCGGCAGACTGCAACCTCCGCATAGCAACAGCCGCCGAAACTAAACACATTACAACGGTGATCGCAAATACCTGCAACGCCACATCTAATCGCATCAAAATTGGAATGCGAGTTAGATTTCCGAGTAGCCCATACATACCAATAGAACAAGCAAATCCAGGAATAAATCCTAAGATAGCGAGAATAATCGCTTCTTGAAAAACAACAACTAACAGGCTCATATCGGTATAGCCCATTGCTTTGAGAGTGGCATATTCTGATAAATGATTGTTTACATCTGAATACAAAATTTGATAGACAATCACCACCCCAACAATAAAGCCCATAATTGTACCAAAGTTAAAAATCACACCAGCCGGATCGGCTGCCCAGTATGCCTGCTCTGCGTCTATAAACTCTTGACGAGTAATAACTTTGACATCGCTAGGTAAGCGTGTCTGAATCTGTTTGCTGATATTTTGAGCATCTGCCTCAGGCTTGAGAGTCAAGACTCCAACATGAATTTTATCGATGCTGTCAGCACCAAACAAACGTAAATAATTCCAGTCACTAGTAATAACATGACCCCTAGTAAAAATACTGCTGCCAAGAGTAAAAATACCACCAACTCTAACTCTACGACCTGATATTTCAGTAGTGATGCTCTGTCCTTGAGTAAAAGACTCAGCTACAGGCCCCAAGTCGGGTTGAGATTGACTATCAAAAAGGACTACATTTGGCAGTTTAATTTGGTTTAGCTGTTGGTTAACATCTGGTAAGTTTAAAACAGGTCGGGCGGGATTGAAAGCAATAACGGCAATGTTATTAACTTCCTTCTTCCAAGGGTTAACCCATCCACCGAAAGAAAAGTACAAAGGGCTGGCTGATGCAACTCCTTCGACAGCTACTGCTTGGTACAAATGCCGTCTAGAAAAAGCTTGTCCTTCAAGTAGAGACTTCGTTCGTTGGCTAACTAAAACTAAGTCGCCATGCAGATTTTTGTGGACGAGAGTAGAACCATCAAGCAATAAGGCTTTGAACCCTAGTTGCATGAATATGAGAATATCGGCAAAGGCAATTCCAGCTAGAGCTACCAACAAGCGCAATTTTTGATGGCGTAGTTGCGCCCAACCTAAAGGGGGATCGACAAACAAGTTGCCCAATGAAGTTTTGACGTTCAGTAGTTTCATATGCTCTACTGTGGGGATTGAGAAAGATTACGACTATTGGTAGTATCGAGGTCGAAAGTGATGCGGACTTGCAAGTTAGTCAGCCCCGCGACTTTAACAGTGTCTTGCGGATCAATGCGAACTTTGACTTCTACTACACGAGCATCTTTTTCGGCAGCAGGATCAGATGCGAGTACATCTTGCTTTTTAATTTGCAAACCAATATGCTCAACCTTACCGTGCACCTGTAAAACCGCCATGTTCACTTACTATGCTTGCCCGTTGTCCGACTCGTAGTTTACCTACATCGGTTTCATAAACTTCGGCAACAGCGTACATTTGCTGCGTACGTCCTAATTCTACAATTCCTTGACTAGTGTTAACTTGTTCTCCAACACGGGTATTAATTTTGAGGATTTGACCTGCAACTGGAACGCGCACATAATTATCATTTAACTCAGCTTGAGCTTTAGTAATTTGGGTAGCAGCGTAGTCTACCTCCTCTTGAGCTACTTGTATATCCACAGGACGTACTTCCCGTAGTTTCTCAAGCATGGCTTTTTCCTGTCGGATCTGCTTTTGTAATGTGGAGGCAGTGTTTGCTAGTTGGGCATTAGCTTCCGAGAGGGTTGCTTGTGCGGTTTCCCAAGTCTTGCGTCGTTCATCACGTTTATAAGTTTCAATTGCTCCCTCGTTGTGGAGAGACTCGTAGCGTTTATAGTCAATTTCGGCGTTACGCAACTCTGCTTTGGCACGAGCGATCGCCGCTTGTTTCTCTGCTGTTTGAGTGCGTAGTTGAGCTTCTATGCGAGCAATGTTTGCCTCTTGTGCTGCTATTTCTGCTGTTTTAGCCTCTCCTGCCTTGAGTTGGGCAAGTTTAGCTCGCTGCACAGCCAGATATTGTTTTGCCTCAGCTAATGCCGCCTGCTTTTTATCCATGCCTTGGAGAATGGCAATTACTTGCCCGGCTTTAACTTTGTCACCTTCATTAACAAGCAATTTGTCTACACGACTATCCTGGGCATTGGCAACCGATAATTTTATTACCTCTCCTTTTGGCTCCAGTCGTCCTAGAGCAGTGACTTTTGTTTGTTCTGCTAGGCTTGGGGTAGGAGTTGGTGTAACTTTGGCTGTTTCCTTTTGAGTAATAACATAAGTAGTAATCAAGCCAACACAAGCGATCGCCACTACACCAGCAATCCAAATTGTCAGCTTTTTCCTACCCTTTAATTTTGGAACTGCGACTGACTCTAGGGGTGGTGGTTTTTTTGAATGTTTGTCTGGAGTGAGAACCATAGTTAAAAGATTGCTGCCAGTCTCAATATTTTCTAAAATCACTCGTAAACAGATTTTAAGAATCCTGCTTGTGGTTCAACCAATTGGATGAAAATAGAAGTGAGATAAAGTTCCTTTTTCACTTGTCCCACCTAAAGTTGTAGAAAAACAACATGAGGAACTTGTGAAGAAAGTCACACAAGTAAAACTCAAGTTGTCAGAACCGTGTCTGTTGTTAAGACTTGGAATTATTAAGTTATGGATGCGGATGATTTATTGGGACGTTACGCTGCTGGCGATCGCGATTTCAGCAGTACAAATTTGAGTGGAATTAACCTAGCTCAGGAAAAATTAAGTGGAGCGAATTTAATTCGTGCTAACCTCGCCAAGGCAATTCTCACTGGAGCCAATTTAAGTGGTGCATTCTTGGTGGCAGCTAATTTAGATCAAGCCAACCTTAAGGGTGCAACTTTAATAGTCGCTAACCTCAGTGGAGCAGATTTAAGTAGAGCCAACTTAAGTGAAGCTAACTTGAGTGAAGCTGTTTTGAGTGGTGCAGTATTGCAGAAAGTAAACTTGTCTGGTGCTATTTTGCAAGGCGCTATTCTAGCTGGTGTGAACTTGATGCAGTCTAATCTCCAAGGTGCTAATTTGCAGGGAGCCAATCTTTATGGCGCAGATTTACAGGAAGCCAATCTCAGTACAGCTAATTTAACCCGCGCTAATCTGCGGGGCAGCAATCTGCGAGGAGCAATCATGCCTGATGGCAGCATTCATGAATAGGCAGGTAAAAATGAATATAGATGAACTATTACAGCTATATGCCGCCGGAGAACGGAATTTTCATGGATTTAGCTTCAATGGAGCAAGCTTATATCAAGTTGATTTACAGGGAATTAATCTTAGGGGTAGCAAATTAATTGGTGCTAATCTCAGTGGTGCTAATTTAAGAGGAGCAGATTTAAGTCAGACAAATTTAATTGGAGCGAACTTAAGCGGTGCCAATCTCATGCAAGTTAACCTGAGTGAGGCTGATTTGATTGGAGCTAACTTGGGAGGAGCCAAACTGGGTGAAGCCAATCTTGTGGGCATGACTTTGAGTGGAGCTAATCTCAGTGCTGCCAATTTAAGTGGAGCGAATGCAAGCCAAGCATGTTTTCAGGGAGCAAACTTAGCTAGTGCTGTTTTGAGTGCCACTTTAGTAGAAGTGAATTTAGAGGGGGCAAATCTCAGCCATGCCAGTTTAACTGAAGCTGATTTGCAGCAAGCGAACTTGAGTGGAAGCAACTTAATAGGGGCAAACCTTTCCAGGGCTAAACTATATCAAGCGAATTTGAGCGGAGCAAATTTACATGATGCGAACTTGAGAGAAGCAGACTTGAGGAGCGCCAATCTTCAAGGAGCAAACGTGAATGCTGAGAGTTTGCAAGAAACCTATCTTCTGGGAGCGATACTTCCCGATGGTAAATAGAAGACAATCCCAATGAAACAAGTTTCACCGCCAGGTATGAAAATGTTTTTCTCTTACACCCCTACACCCAATTTCAAGTCAGGGGCAGACGGGAGTAGGGGAGAATTTTTCTTGTTCCTTTGTCCTTATCATTCCCCATGTTCCTTACACTCTCTGCGTAACTGTTTGCCGTACCAACCAACGGTGCAAAATTACCATCATTCCTACCAAAGGAATCATCAAAACCGGAATAATTTCCAAACCAACACGGGCTGCAACAGCACCAACTCCTGCCGGAATTCCCGCAGCCCCCAAACTCGCAACGCTTGTCATAAAACCAATTCCCGCCGGCACAATTGCAGCAGGTATTCTTTGTGGCATTAACCAAATTGTCATTGGAAAAACAGGAGCCAAAGCAAAGCCAATTATCGGTAGACTTAGTAATTGTTGTGGTAGCAACCACCAAGCAATTAAACTTATCCCCAGCAAAATTAAAGTTAAATCTAAAGTACGGACTGCACCGAAATACTTGACTACACGTCCTGTAGCTAAACGTCCTAAGGTTAATCCCAACCAATAGCCACTGATACTATAACCTGCTAGTATTTCCGGTGTACCTCGACTTATCGTCTGAACGCTGTAAGCCCAGTTACCAACAGAAGCTTCCGTACCCACGTAAACTAGCAATAATAATCCTGCCATCAACACCACAGGTGTTCTTAAAGCTACACTGAGATTTGTGACGGGATTTGTACCCGCAACATTAGTCTGCTTGGTAAATGGTCTGTAATTATACACAACTGCCCACAGCATACCAACTACAGTCAAACTGACAACAGCAGCGATCGCAAAATAAACACCTCGCCAATTTACATTCATTGCGAGTAGTGTTGTGGCAACAGTAGGGCCTAATAATGCTCCTACACCATAAAAAGCGTGCAGTAAACCCATTAAGTCAGCATTGCCTTGATGGTTCGCGATGTAAGTATTGACACCAGCATCAATTAAGCCAATTCCTAGACCAAAAAATGTTCCTGCTGCAACCATTAAAAACCAGTAGGGAGAAACAGCATAAGTAATCAGGGCGCAAGTGAGGCAAAAAGATGCCAATAATAACATCCGCGCTAATCCCATGCGACTACACAGGAGACTGCTAGCCAATGCTGCAAATATATAGCCAGAAACTTGACTAATAAAAAGTAAAGTGATGGTTGCAGAAGTCAGATTAAATGTTGCTTGGATTGAGGGGATCAGAACACCCAAACCTCCCTCGCCGATCCCAATTGCGATAAAGGCGTAGAAAGATAAAGCGATACCAATCCAGGTTCGATTGTTTAAATGCGATCGCTTTTTGGCTTCTGTCATGTGTCTCCTGCTTTCCACCTACAAGCACAAAAAATAAGGCTTGGTTTTCCTCAAGAAATTTTGCCAAGTCCTTGTAATACTCTTACTCTTCAAAATATCGTGCTAAACCGCTTGCTTTTCCTGCAAGTGTTTTAACTCATCAGGAGCTAATGTGCCTTTCTCCGTAATTATTCCTGTAATCAATTCTGCTGGAGTAACATCAAAAGCAGGATTGTAGAATTCTGCCCCAGATGGTGTCAGGATAATATCGCCGACTTGGTAGATTTCTGCGGGATCGCGCTCCTCAATCGGGATTTGGCCGCCATCAGATAAAGAAAAATCGATTGTCGAAAGGGGTGCAGCCACAAAGAAAGGAATATTATGTGCCTTAGATACCAGTGCTAAACTATACGTCCCGATTTTATTAGCTGTATCTCCGTTAGCAGCAATCCTATCAGCACCTACCACTACTGCATGAATCAAACCCTGCTTCATACAATGGGCAGCCATATTATCAGTAATTACCGTAACCGGGATGCCTTCTTGCACACATTCCCAAGCCGTGAGTTTTGCGCCTTGCAGTCTGGGACGAGTTTCGTCAGCAAACAACCTTGCCAACCGTCCTTCTCGCCAAGCGGAACGCACTACACCTAAAGCAGTACCATAACCAGCAGTTGCTAGCGCCCCAGCATTACAATGGGTAAGCAAAGTCAGTCGTTCTGGATCAGAAGGTAATACCTTTAAACCGTGATCGCCGATCGCCTGACAAGTTTGTAAATCTTCGGCGTTAATAGTTTGGGCAGTTTGAAAAAGAGCTGTTTTGATTTCATCTACAGTACCTATTGTTTCATAGGCGACTTTCATCATTCGCGAAATTGCCCAAAACAAATTTACTGCTGTGGGGCGAGTAGAACGTAGCATCTGCGCTACTTTCTCCAAGTGGTTTAAAAACTCATCGCGGTTGTCTGTGTGAATTTCCAGCGCTCCAAGATAAATTCCATAGGCAGCCGCAACACCAATAGCAGGCGCACCTCGGACAATCATAGTTTTAATCGCCACCGCCATATCTTCACTGCGGCTAATTTCTACAAATGCATATTCACTTGGTATCCGGGTTTGGTCAATGAGTGAAACAGCGTTGTTATGCCAAATAACTGGATAAACTTGGTTAGTAAGGAAGTTCATGGAAGAGAATTTAATTAAATTTTTTAGATAGTAACGTTAGCAATTCTACTAGTTCTCGCGTTTCATCTCACGCACCATTCTAGATTTTTGGTGCGTTAGGACTAATGTCCATAACGCACGCTACTGAATTTAACTGGATTGTGAGTCTAACTTACAACAGATAACTGTTGTTGAAAGAAAGCTTCTAATACCCTCTGAGCTATTTGTGGACTAGTTAAACCTAATTCTGCTTTAGATTCATTAGGTTCTGCGTGTTCCACAAGAGTGTCTGGTATGCCAATCCGCTTGATTGGCACCAAAATATTTGCATCTAACAGTGCTTCTGCCACTGCGGAACCAAAACCACCCATGACACAGCCTTCTTCTAAAGTGACAACACGCCCAATTTTTTTAGCCAATGGGAAAATCAATTCAGTATCCAGTGGTTTGGCAAAACGGGCATTAATCACAGTGGCTTGAATACCGTGTTCACCGAGAACTTCTGCCGCTTGCAGAGCTGGATTTACCATTGTGCCATAGCTGACCATTAACACGTCATCACCATGACGGAGAATTTCTCCTTTGCCAATTTCCAGGGGTTCCCAACCTTCTTCCATGAGGGGAACACCATAGCCATTACCACGGGGGAAGCGCATGGCGATCGGCCCTTTGGTGTGATCAATACCTGTGACAATCATGCGTTGTAGCTCGGCTTCATCTTTGGGTGCCATTAACACCATGTTCGGAATGCACCGTAAGTAAGCTACATCATACATACCCTGATGGGTGGGGCCATCTGCACCAACAATTCCCGCCCGATCCATACAGAAAAATACAGGTAAGTTTTGGATGCAAACATCGTGAATAATTTGGTCGTAGGCACGTTGCAAGAAGGTAGAGTAGATCGCAACAACAGGACGCATACCTTCTGTTGACAATCCGGCAGCAAGAGTTACGGCGTGTTGTTCGGCAATACCCACATCAATATATTGATTGGGCAACTTGGCTTGCAGTTTGTCTAAGCCTGTTCCCGTAGCCATTGCCGCCGTGATCCCGATAATTTTTGGATTTTGTTCAGCGAGTTTGACTAAGGTATGAGCAAAAACTTTCGAGTAGGCAGGAGGTTTGGGTTTGTTGGAGGGGACAGCTTTGCCTGTGGTTAAGTTAAAGGGAGATTGGGCATGGTAGCCTACTTGATCTTTTTCGGCGATTTCGTAGCCTTTGCCCTTCACCGTTGCTACGTGTACTAAAACTGGGCCTTGAATTTGGTGTGCCTGTTGGAAGGTGGCAATTAATTCTTCTAAATTATGTCCATCTACAGGCCCCATATAAGTAAAGCCGAGTTCTTCAAAAACTGCTCCCACTTTCGGAACAGCTAAACGCTTCATCCCTTCTTTGATGCGTCCTAATTCTGGAGAAAGAGACTCACCCACAAAAGGAATTTGTTTAAATTGTTCTTCAAAGTTATCCTTAAGAAACTGTACTGGGCCACTCAAACGCATTTTGTTTAAGTAGCGCGGAATGGCTCCAACATTGGGAGATATAGACATCTCGTTGTCGTTGAGGACAACTAATAAGTTAGTTTTTGGCAAATGTCCGGCATGATTGATGGCTTCCAATGCCATACCACCAGTTAATGCCCCATCACCGATAATAGCTACAACTTTAAATTTTTCTCCTTTTTGATCTCGCGCTAAAGCCATGCCCAAGGCAGCAGAAATACTGGTTGAAGCGTGTCCTGCACCGAAATGGTCAAATTTATTCTCGCAACGCTTGAGATAACCAGCAATGCCGTCTTTTTGCCGCAGCGTATGAAAACGGCTGTAACGTCCTGTAATTAGTTTGTGGGGATATGCTTGATGTCCTACATCCCAAATCACTTTATCGCGGTCTAGATCCAGTGTCTGATAAAGCCCTAGTGTTAACTCTACAACACCCAATCCTGGCCCCAAGTGTCCTCCGGTGGCTGCTACTGTTTGTAGATGCTTATCCCGAATCTGGCGGGCAATTTGTTGCAGTTGCCGGATCGACAATCCATGCAACTGATTGGGATGGGTGATTTCGCTCAAATGCATACTATAGCGTTTTCCTCTCTAGATTTTATATTCTGATTTTCCCATGCTCCTTTGGATGAAAAACAATTTTGAAGTAGGTGACAATAAATAATCGTTATTATTTCATTATGTTAAACTACCGCTATTCTTGCAGATAGGGAATAGGGGACAGGGGATAGGTAATAGGGAAGAGATTTTTACACAGCAATGTAGAGACACGAAATTTCGCGTCTCTACACTTCACCAAATCTGACTCGAAATCCTTAACTAAACCATATTGGTTCACTAACCACTACTTTTCTACAAGGCTATTAGGTGCAGGTGGTGCTTCCGGTGTTTCTGATTGCGGCTGTTGTCTGTGTAAATACTTACTTAAGACATAAGCCATGTCACCACGTGTCATGGGTTTTAAAGGAGAAATATTGCCTTGGGCATCTATATTAAGAAATCCTTCAGTTGCGACTGTAGCGATCGCTTTTCTTGCCCAAGTAGGAATAGATGCGGCATCGGGATAGGGAGTAAGTATTTCCTGAACAGTTTCGTCAGAAAATTGAAATACACCGTAAGCTTGAGCAAAAATTGCTAAAGCTTCTGCCCTTGTCACCCTTTGATTGGGAAAAAATAAATTCCCTCGATAGCCTTTCATAATATCCGTTTTCAAGACTAGTTGAATATCATTAAATGCCGGGTGGGAAGAAGGCACATCTGTAACTACAATATTTTCTTTGCTGGCTGCTTGTCGTTTATCCAGTCGAAATACTCTCACCATCGTTGAGGCTAATTCTGCTCTGTTGAGAATTTTTTCTGGATGAAAATTGTTATCTGAATAATTAGTCATCCAGTTGACAGCAATTAACTGTTGAATT from Chlorogloeopsis sp. ULAP01 carries:
- the mtnA gene encoding S-methyl-5-thioribose-1-phosphate isomerase — encoded protein: MNFLTNQVYPVIWHNNAVSLIDQTRIPSEYAFVEISRSEDMAVAIKTMIVRGAPAIGVAAAYGIYLGALEIHTDNRDEFLNHLEKVAQMLRSTRPTAVNLFWAISRMMKVAYETIGTVDEIKTALFQTAQTINAEDLQTCQAIGDHGLKVLPSDPERLTLLTHCNAGALATAGYGTALGVVRSAWREGRLARLFADETRPRLQGAKLTAWECVQEGIPVTVITDNMAAHCMKQGLIHAVVVGADRIAANGDTANKIGTYSLALVSKAHNIPFFVAAPLSTIDFSLSDGGQIPIEERDPAEIYQVGDIILTPSGAEFYNPAFDVTPAELITGIITEKGTLAPDELKHLQEKQAV
- a CDS encoding MFS transporter, whose product is MTEAKKRSHLNNRTWIGIALSFYAFIAIGIGEGGLGVLIPSIQATFNLTSATITLLFISQVSGYIFAALASSLLCSRMGLARMLLLASFCLTCALITYAVSPYWFLMVAAGTFFGLGIGLIDAGVNTYIANHQGNADLMGLLHAFYGVGALLGPTVATTLLAMNVNWRGVYFAIAAVVSLTVVGMLWAVVYNYRPFTKQTNVAGTNPVTNLSVALRTPVVLMAGLLLLVYVGTEASVGNWAYSVQTISRGTPEILAGYSISGYWLGLTLGRLATGRVVKYFGAVRTLDLTLILLGISLIAWWLLPQQLLSLPIIGFALAPVFPMTIWLMPQRIPAAIVPAGIGFMTSVASLGAAGIPAGVGAVAARVGLEIIPVLMIPLVGMMVILHRWLVRQTVTQRV
- a CDS encoding DevA family ABC transporter ATP-binding protein, translating into MSQQLSTKPVVSVRHLNHSFGKGALRKPVLVDVNLDIFPGEIVILTGPSGSGKTTLLTLVAALRSVQEGSVKVLGHELYGASKRQLVQVRKQIGFIFQAHNLLECLTAQQNVRMSLRLHHEMSMQERIAKSIAILQATGMGERLDYYPDSLSGGQKQRVAIARALVSEPQLLLADEPTAALDSKSGRDVVEIMQQLAQEQASTILLVTHDNRILDIADRILHMEDGRLATDTALRA
- a CDS encoding VCBS repeat-containing protein — protein: MQKLGLLGILKLGLLLLFQSQLLAKNLNPLLEKAWIFHDFDGNGNSDVGWQNRESGEYAIWLMNETSLASLVFFARFSDPDSWFPSAADFNGDGKTDIFWRNFNTGENILWIMNGADIVSKTNAQLVPNSWFPYIGDLDGDGKTDIFWRNFNTSENAIWLMNGTAINNATSIQAVSTSWIAGVFDFNGDGKVDISWRNRNTGENAIWLMNGTVINSAASIQTVPYSWFPYIGDFNSDGKTDIFWRNLKTGENAIWIMDGTTIKNAAFVQTVPSSWLPYVNDLSGNGKTDIFWRNSNTGENAIWIMDGTTIKNTAFVQTVPTHWSIGIGNFNGDGKTDIFWRNLKTGENAIWIMDGTSIQNAAFVQTVPTNWLAWF
- a CDS encoding pentapeptide repeat-containing protein; this translates as MNIDELLQLYAAGERNFHGFSFNGASLYQVDLQGINLRGSKLIGANLSGANLRGADLSQTNLIGANLSGANLMQVNLSEADLIGANLGGAKLGEANLVGMTLSGANLSAANLSGANASQACFQGANLASAVLSATLVEVNLEGANLSHASLTEADLQQANLSGSNLIGANLSRAKLYQANLSGANLHDANLREADLRSANLQGANVNAESLQETYLLGAILPDGK
- a CDS encoding HlyD family efflux transporter periplasmic adaptor subunit, whose protein sequence is MVLTPDKHSKKPPPLESVAVPKLKGRKKLTIWIAGVVAIACVGLITTYVITQKETAKVTPTPTPSLAEQTKVTALGRLEPKGEVIKLSVANAQDSRVDKLLVNEGDKVKAGQVIAILQGMDKKQAALAEAKQYLAVQRAKLAQLKAGEAKTAEIAAQEANIARIEAQLRTQTAEKQAAIARAKAELRNAEIDYKRYESLHNEGAIETYKRDERRKTWETAQATLSEANAQLANTASTLQKQIRQEKAMLEKLREVRPVDIQVAQEEVDYAATQITKAQAELNDNYVRVPVAGQILKINTRVGEQVNTSQGIVELGRTQQMYAVAEVYETDVGKLRVGQRASIVSEHGGFTGAR
- a CDS encoding pentapeptide repeat-containing protein, with the protein product MDADDLLGRYAAGDRDFSSTNLSGINLAQEKLSGANLIRANLAKAILTGANLSGAFLVAANLDQANLKGATLIVANLSGADLSRANLSEANLSEAVLSGAVLQKVNLSGAILQGAILAGVNLMQSNLQGANLQGANLYGADLQEANLSTANLTRANLRGSNLRGAIMPDGSIHE
- the devC gene encoding ABC transporter permease DevC — its product is MKLLNVKTSLGNLFVDPPLGWAQLRHQKLRLLVALAGIAFADILIFMQLGFKALLLDGSTLVHKNLHGDLVLVSQRTKSLLEGQAFSRRHLYQAVAVEGVASASPLYFSFGGWVNPWKKEVNNIAVIAFNPARPVLNLPDVNQQLNQIKLPNVVLFDSQSQPDLGPVAESFTQGQSITTEISGRRVRVGGIFTLGSSIFTRGHVITSDWNYLRLFGADSIDKIHVGVLTLKPEADAQNISKQIQTRLPSDVKVITRQEFIDAEQAYWAADPAGVIFNFGTIMGFIVGVVIVYQILYSDVNNHLSEYATLKAMGYTDMSLLVVVFQEAIILAILGFIPGFACSIGMYGLLGNLTRIPILMRLDVALQVFAITVVMCLVSAAVAMRRLQSADPADVF